Proteins found in one Kangiella sediminilitoris genomic segment:
- a CDS encoding SPOR domain-containing protein — MDIKLKHRLVGACVILALAVFFLPMILDSEKYRSDIKSQIPATPTLQSSEPEVSVSNAEDSGSLTINLDEDEPQKAIEEPVSETEGDKTSSVTEQSEATTKESKEELTEANKQEGISKQEPTSEGGSESNLNDSIADTNDNSGDQVVEDNRAADKEPTENAPSQSTETNFEGQPWVIQIGSFSNKDNATGLIADLRDQGYRAYQRQSGKFTRVFVGPYPDKEAALERQPGLEKIIGTPVKLIEFDAGEH; from the coding sequence GTGGATATAAAACTTAAACATCGCCTAGTCGGTGCCTGTGTCATATTGGCGTTAGCCGTATTCTTTTTACCAATGATATTGGATAGCGAAAAGTATCGCTCAGACATCAAGAGCCAAATTCCAGCAACCCCCACTTTGCAAAGTAGTGAACCAGAAGTTTCAGTTTCTAATGCAGAGGATTCTGGATCTCTTACTATAAACCTGGATGAGGATGAGCCTCAGAAAGCCATTGAGGAACCTGTGTCTGAGACAGAAGGCGATAAAACAAGTTCTGTCACGGAGCAAAGTGAAGCTACTACTAAAGAGTCTAAAGAAGAACTTACGGAAGCTAATAAGCAAGAAGGCATTTCTAAACAAGAGCCGACTTCAGAGGGTGGCTCTGAATCCAACCTAAACGATTCCATCGCTGACACAAATGATAATTCTGGTGACCAGGTCGTAGAAGATAACCGCGCAGCTGACAAAGAGCCTACAGAGAATGCGCCTTCACAGTCGACCGAAACAAACTTTGAAGGTCAACCATGGGTGATTCAAATAGGCTCATTTTCAAATAAGGACAATGCAACTGGCCTGATTGCTGACCTACGAGATCAGGGGTACAGAGCGTACCAGCGCCAAAGTGGTAAGTTCACAAGAGTTTTTGTTGGACCTTATCCAGATAAAGAGGCTGCCCTGGAACGACAGCCTGGCCTTGAGAAAATTATCGGCACGCCTGTAAAGCTCATAGAGTTTGATGCCGGCGAACATTAG